The Borreliella andersonii genome has a segment encoding these proteins:
- a CDS encoding peptidylprolyl isomerase gives MKNFLFWVMLGTVGINNSFAQNTPVAIINLYKNEIITKTGFDSKVDIFKKTQGRDLTDAEKKQVLQVLIADVLFSQEASKQGIKISDDEVMQTIRTQFGLVNFTDEQIKQMIEKQGTNWSELLSSMKRSLSSQKLVLKQAQPKFSEIKTPSEKEIVEYYEANKTKFVNPDISRVSHIFFSTKDKKRSDVLDQAKNISSQIRSKKITFEEAVRKYSNDESSKAKNGDLGFLSRGDQNAQNLLGADFVKEVFNFNKGDISSPIASKEGFHIIKVTEKYAQKFLGLNDKVSPTADLIVKDAIRNNMINVQQQQIVVRVQQDMYGKLNKSANIQILDSSLK, from the coding sequence ATGAAGAATTTTTTATTTTGGGTAATGTTGGGAACTGTAGGGATTAATAACTCTTTTGCTCAAAATACTCCTGTTGCTATTATTAATTTATACAAGAATGAAATTATTACTAAAACCGGTTTTGATTCTAAGGTTGATATATTTAAAAAGACTCAAGGCAGAGACTTGACTGATGCTGAGAAAAAGCAAGTTTTGCAAGTTTTAATAGCAGATGTTCTTTTTAGCCAAGAGGCTTCAAAACAAGGAATTAAAATTTCAGATGATGAGGTTATGCAAACAATTAGGACCCAATTTGGACTTGTAAATTTTACTGATGAGCAAATCAAGCAGATGATAGAAAAACAAGGTACAAATTGGAGCGAGCTTTTGTCTTCAATGAAAAGGTCTCTGTCTTCTCAAAAGCTTGTTTTAAAGCAAGCTCAGCCCAAGTTTTCTGAAATTAAAACTCCTAGCGAGAAAGAAATTGTTGAGTACTACGAGGCCAATAAAACTAAATTTGTAAATCCTGATATTTCAAGAGTTAGTCATATATTTTTTTCTACTAAAGATAAAAAAAGATCAGATGTTTTAGATCAAGCAAAAAATATTTCAAGCCAAATAAGATCAAAAAAAATTACTTTTGAAGAAGCTGTAAGAAAATATTCAAATGACGAGTCTTCTAAGGCTAAAAATGGTGATCTTGGGTTTTTATCAAGGGGTGATCAAAATGCTCAAAATCTTCTTGGAGCTGATTTTGTGAAGGAGGTTTTTAATTTTAATAAGGGTGATATATCTTCTCCTATTGCTTCAAAGGAAGGGTTTCATATTATTAAAGTTACAGAAAAATATGCTCAGAAATTTTTAGGCTTGAATGATAAAGTGTCTCCTACTGCAGATTTGATTGTCAAAGATGCAATAAGAAATAATATGATTAATGTTCAACAACAGCAAATTGTTGTTCGAGTGCAGCAAGATATGTATGGTAAGCTTAACAAGTCTGCAAATATACAAATCTTGGATTCTAGTCTGAAATAA
- a CDS encoding acetyl-CoA C-acyltransferase, whose translation MIKKVAIIDGLRTPNFKFGGSFRGLNIIDESSKVVKALLGRNKLCKVDEVIVGNVISAGLGQNIARQIALKSNLGDTVPAFSVNKVCGSGLKALELAFNSITFGDNDIVLAGGVEDLTNSPYLLPRKIRFDGLKFGNFGIEDSIQKDALIDSLNFISMGLTAENLSEKYRITREMQDEFAYNSHVKALKARELGYFEDEIYPLTVFDKKANSNRIVSSDEEIRENLTLDKLASLNPVFKESGTVTAGNSSSLNDGACFLILASEERVKSLGVSPLAYIGGFKSVGLDPLYMGFGAYMAIEGIISKLSLNPSEIDLIEINEAFAAQALSIEKALFKKYNISSDIINVNGGAIALGHPFAVSGSRILLTLSRSMKMKNKAKGIVSICIGGGQGISSFLYR comes from the coding sequence GTGATAAAAAAGGTGGCTATTATTGATGGGCTTAGAACTCCCAATTTCAAGTTTGGAGGTTCTTTTAGGGGTTTGAATATTATTGATGAATCTTCAAAAGTTGTTAAAGCTTTGCTTGGAAGAAATAAGTTATGCAAAGTGGATGAGGTTATTGTTGGCAATGTAATATCTGCAGGACTTGGTCAAAATATTGCAAGGCAAATTGCTTTAAAGTCTAACTTGGGTGACACTGTGCCTGCATTTAGCGTTAATAAAGTTTGTGGTTCTGGTCTTAAGGCCTTGGAGCTTGCATTTAATTCTATTACTTTTGGAGACAATGATATTGTTTTAGCTGGAGGAGTGGAAGATCTAACCAATTCTCCTTATTTATTACCTAGAAAGATTAGATTTGATGGTCTTAAATTTGGTAATTTTGGAATTGAAGATTCAATCCAAAAAGACGCCTTAATAGATTCTCTGAATTTTATTTCCATGGGTCTTACGGCTGAAAATCTTTCAGAAAAGTATAGAATAACAAGAGAAATGCAAGATGAATTTGCATACAATTCTCATGTAAAGGCATTAAAGGCAAGAGAACTTGGATATTTTGAGGATGAAATTTATCCTCTGACTGTTTTTGATAAAAAGGCTAATTCTAACAGGATTGTTTCAAGTGATGAGGAAATAAGAGAGAATTTAACCTTAGATAAGCTAGCATCTCTTAATCCTGTTTTTAAGGAATCAGGCACAGTAACTGCCGGGAATTCCTCTAGTTTAAATGATGGTGCTTGTTTTTTAATTTTAGCAAGTGAGGAAAGAGTAAAAAGCTTAGGTGTAAGTCCATTAGCTTATATTGGGGGATTTAAAAGCGTGGGGCTTGATCCACTTTATATGGGTTTTGGAGCCTATATGGCCATTGAAGGTATTATTAGTAAATTAAGTTTAAATCCTAGTGAAATAGATTTGATTGAGATAAATGAGGCATTTGCGGCTCAAGCATTAAGTATTGAAAAGGCCTTGTTTAAAAAATACAATATAAGTAGCGATATTATTAATGTAAATGGTGGTGCTATTGCTTTGGGGCATCCGTTTGCAGTTAGTGGTTCAAGAATTTTATTGACACTTTCTCGCTCTATGAAAATGAAAAATAAAGCAAAAGGAATAGTATCTATTTGTATTGGCGGCGGACAGGGAATTTCTAGTTTTTTGTATAGATAA